One window from the genome of Cyclobacterium amurskyense encodes:
- a CDS encoding metallophosphoesterase family protein produces the protein MKRRKFINKIGTGSLLASLPFTSMSFKANAESKKNTQTLRFGLVADVHKDLIPDANERLEEFIDKAISREVDMVIQLGDFCMGEDKNKDFMGIWETFKGPKYHVLGNHDMDRNSKQEMLDFWGMPKTYYSYDLKGVHFITLDANFLFQDGKYIDYHKANFYVDSALRTYIDDEQIEWFKADLAATKLPTIVLSHQSLWHHQWGVKNRLRIQEIMEAEADKVICCFNGHNHIDFHRHLNGIDYIEINSMSYQWIGEKYTSLERFPKAQYERYPNLPHIAAYKDPLYAFVTVDPVGTLTVEGVRSQWIKPTPYELGMPEGQYGSVSTAVISDYMVKF, from the coding sequence ATGAAGCGTAGAAAATTTATAAATAAAATAGGAACAGGTTCATTACTTGCCTCCCTGCCATTTACTTCAATGTCTTTTAAAGCCAATGCTGAAAGTAAGAAGAATACCCAAACATTGCGTTTTGGTTTGGTGGCCGATGTTCATAAAGATTTGATCCCAGACGCCAATGAGCGATTGGAGGAGTTTATTGACAAGGCCATCTCAAGAGAGGTGGACATGGTAATACAATTGGGTGACTTTTGTATGGGGGAGGATAAAAACAAGGATTTTATGGGTATCTGGGAAACTTTCAAAGGGCCTAAATACCATGTGCTTGGTAACCATGATATGGATCGGAATTCAAAGCAGGAAATGTTGGATTTTTGGGGTATGCCAAAGACTTATTATTCTTATGACCTAAAGGGAGTCCATTTTATTACCCTAGATGCTAATTTTTTGTTTCAAGATGGGAAATATATTGATTATCATAAAGCCAATTTTTACGTGGATAGTGCACTAAGAACTTACATTGATGACGAGCAGATTGAATGGTTTAAAGCAGACCTTGCTGCCACAAAATTACCGACTATTGTACTTTCACACCAAAGTCTTTGGCACCATCAATGGGGAGTGAAAAATAGACTGAGAATTCAGGAGATAATGGAAGCTGAGGCAGATAAAGTCATTTGTTGTTTTAACGGTCACAATCACATCGATTTTCATAGGCACCTAAATGGCATAGATTATATTGAAATTAACAGTATGTCTTATCAGTGGATAGGAGAAAAATATACCAGTTTGGAGAGGTTTCCTAAAGCCCAATACGAAAGGTACCCAAACTTGCCACATATTGCTGCTTATAAAGATCCTCTATATGCTTTTGTGACAGTTGACCCAGTTGGTACGCTAACCGTGGAAGGTGTAAGAAGTCAATGGATCAAGCCCACACCTTATGAATTGGGAATGCCAGAAGGACAGTACGGAAGTGTCTCTACTGCAGTAATATCGGACTATATGGTTAAGTTTTAA
- a CDS encoding SgcJ/EcaC family oxidoreductase: protein MNLSRIFVLLVLIFSGTTFSLKAQSFEDGKAIIDLVASYAQARESIDTVMLKYIITEDMDQLVSNGEWRHGKEAAVKGMAASSGSNPGDRVLKVERVRYMKEDVALADARYTIKNQDGTERKMWSTFVTVKKGKQWKIAAIRNMKPAE, encoded by the coding sequence ATGAACCTATCCAGAATTTTTGTTTTACTTGTATTGATCTTTTCAGGAACTACTTTTTCTCTTAAAGCGCAAAGCTTTGAAGATGGAAAAGCCATTATTGATCTTGTTGCAAGCTATGCGCAAGCTAGGGAAAGTATCGATACGGTTATGCTCAAATACATTATTACTGAAGATATGGATCAATTGGTGTCCAATGGAGAATGGAGACATGGTAAAGAAGCAGCAGTAAAGGGAATGGCTGCAAGTTCTGGCTCCAATCCTGGAGATAGGGTATTGAAAGTGGAAAGGGTACGTTATATGAAAGAGGATGTGGCCTTGGCTGATGCCCGATATACCATTAAAAATCAGGATGGAACGGAGCGGAAAATGTGGAGCACTTTTGTGACTGTAAAGAAAGGAAAGCAATGGAAAATTGCAGCCATTCGAAACATGAAACCCGCAGAATGA
- a CDS encoding SDR family NAD(P)-dependent oxidoreductase, giving the protein MKNKICLVTGANAGIGFETAKALCAKGFKVILVCRTKEKAISAMDRILENQADASMDYATADLSSQAEVRTLAMNIISKYPILDVLINNAGIWYSDMVLTEDGIERQWAINHLAPFLLTQLLLPLLVKAEEPRIITVSSDSHFHGKIHFEDVNLTNNYHGLRAYAQSKLANVLFTKAFDRIKPLKKLVIYAVQPGLVKTDIGLKHTFSFHGLMWKLRRLTGKTPAQGAATSIFLASEDSVKGDSGKYWDNCKPKATSNKAASIPDADRLWALSCKQCGINDYFENIT; this is encoded by the coding sequence ATGAAAAATAAAATTTGCTTAGTCACAGGTGCCAATGCAGGCATAGGATTTGAAACAGCTAAAGCACTTTGTGCAAAAGGTTTTAAAGTGATTCTTGTCTGTAGAACAAAGGAAAAAGCAATATCTGCCATGGATAGAATCCTGGAGAATCAGGCAGATGCCAGTATGGATTATGCTACTGCAGATTTAAGTTCTCAGGCAGAAGTAAGAACTTTGGCTATGAATATTATTAGCAAATATCCAATATTGGATGTCTTGATCAACAATGCTGGCATTTGGTATTCGGACATGGTGTTGACAGAAGATGGAATAGAACGCCAATGGGCCATCAATCATCTTGCCCCATTTTTATTGACACAGCTTTTGTTACCCTTACTCGTAAAAGCAGAAGAACCAAGGATTATTACTGTCAGCTCTGATTCGCATTTTCACGGCAAAATTCATTTTGAGGATGTCAACTTAACAAACAACTACCATGGACTGAGGGCTTATGCCCAATCAAAATTAGCCAATGTATTGTTTACAAAGGCTTTTGATCGAATTAAACCCTTAAAAAAATTAGTCATTTATGCCGTACAACCTGGCTTAGTGAAAACAGACATTGGCTTGAAACATACCTTTTCTTTTCATGGGCTAATGTGGAAATTGAGAAGACTGACTGGTAAAACTCCTGCCCAAGGTGCAGCGACCTCTATCTTTTTAGCCTCCGAAGATTCGGTTAAAGGCGATTCTGGGAAATACTGGGACAATTGCAAACCAAAAGCCACTTCAAATAAAGCAGCTTCTATTCCTGATGCTGATAGGCTTTGGGCATTGAGTTGTAAGCAATGTGGGATAAACGATTATTTTGAGAACATAACTTAA
- a CDS encoding class I SAM-dependent methyltransferase, translating into MRYLLIVLSFFFLCLSGEVTAQTENDYSQKEPSRDGIGKVYMGREISHVMGFHGVAWLERDSREEEENTKLTISKLPISENSKVADVGAGSGFYTFRIADKVPKGKVYAVDIQKEALNYIKNKAEKQKVDNVIPVLGTEKSPNLPENTLDLVIMVDVYHELAFPKEMLLNIKKSLNPTGKLLLIEYRGEDPKVAIKPLHKMTVKQVKKELEANGFKLTTNGQFLNIQHFLVFEKED; encoded by the coding sequence ATGAGATACCTACTAATTGTTTTGTCCTTTTTCTTCCTTTGCCTATCCGGAGAAGTAACTGCACAAACTGAAAATGACTATTCTCAAAAAGAGCCATCGAGAGATGGAATTGGAAAAGTATATATGGGAAGAGAAATTTCTCATGTAATGGGTTTTCATGGGGTAGCCTGGCTGGAAAGAGACAGCCGTGAGGAAGAAGAAAACACTAAACTGACCATTTCCAAGCTACCTATTAGTGAGAACAGTAAAGTAGCAGATGTGGGGGCCGGCTCAGGCTTTTATACTTTTCGTATCGCTGATAAGGTACCAAAAGGTAAGGTATATGCCGTAGACATTCAAAAAGAGGCACTTAACTACATCAAAAATAAAGCGGAAAAACAAAAAGTAGACAATGTAATCCCCGTGTTGGGAACAGAGAAAAGTCCAAACTTACCTGAAAATACCTTAGATTTGGTAATAATGGTGGATGTTTACCATGAGCTTGCTTTTCCAAAAGAGATGCTATTAAACATCAAGAAATCCTTAAACCCAACGGGTAAGTTATTGCTTATTGAATACCGTGGCGAGGATCCAAAAGTGGCAATAAAGCCATTGCATAAAATGACCGTTAAGCAGGTAAAGAAAGAATTGGAAGCCAATGGATTTAAATTGACTACCAATGGCCAATTTTTAAATATCCAGCATTTTCTTGTTTTCGAAAAAGAGGATTAG
- a CDS encoding pyridoxamine 5'-phosphate oxidase family protein yields MKVEFKNQINTLEELREILGFPRELVQKKSINFIDGHCKNFIAKSPMLFLSTANKDGSCDVSPRGDPAGFVDVLNEQYLVLPERPGNKRCDSMVNILSNPHIGLIFIIPGLKETLRINGKAILSRDKDLLEKYQINGKCPEVGIIVEVEECYIHCAKAFLRSKLWEPETWLEKEQLPVVAKVLADHINSENFSSEEIASVLSESYLKRLY; encoded by the coding sequence ATGAAAGTTGAGTTTAAAAATCAGATAAATACTTTAGAAGAATTGAGAGAAATTCTTGGTTTCCCCAGAGAGTTAGTGCAAAAAAAGTCAATTAATTTTATTGACGGGCATTGCAAGAATTTTATCGCCAAATCTCCAATGTTGTTTCTAAGTACAGCCAATAAAGATGGGAGCTGTGATGTTTCTCCCAGAGGTGACCCTGCAGGTTTTGTGGATGTGCTAAACGAGCAATACCTAGTTCTACCTGAAAGACCTGGGAATAAGCGATGTGATTCTATGGTGAATATTCTTTCTAACCCTCATATTGGGTTAATATTTATCATTCCGGGGCTCAAAGAAACCTTGCGGATAAATGGTAAAGCCATCTTAAGTCGAGACAAAGATTTACTTGAAAAATACCAGATTAATGGGAAATGTCCTGAAGTAGGGATCATTGTAGAAGTAGAGGAGTGTTATATTCACTGTGCAAAAGCATTTTTAAGATCTAAATTATGGGAACCTGAGACATGGCTGGAAAAGGAACAATTACCAGTTGTGGCTAAAGTCTTGGCAGACCATATTAACAGTGAAAATTTTTCATCCGAAGAAATAGCATCTGTTTTAAGTGAAAGTTATTTAAAAAGATTGTATTAA
- a CDS encoding SDR family NAD(P)-dependent oxidoreductase: MIGENFTLITGASMGIGRAFAMASAARGFNLILVALPDGQLAEVQTEILSKWKVKVLTFTVDLTQEDAVKALFDFCIEKQLSIDGLINNAGIGTGGRFENISLEKQLQIIDLNNKVLIRMCHYFLPLLKLEEKAYILNMSSMEANLPLPYKAVYTGSKNFVFAFSLALREELKSGPVTVSVVCPGPVVTNAEGLQRMKAHGSRAKLVVLMPDEVAEIGLKGLLKGKTIIIPGKINWVLVKLSRLFPTTTKMRLLERLFRVYSTH; this comes from the coding sequence ATGATAGGAGAAAATTTCACATTGATTACTGGGGCCAGTATGGGCATAGGAAGGGCTTTTGCCATGGCTAGTGCTGCAAGAGGGTTTAATCTTATCCTAGTAGCTTTACCTGATGGGCAATTAGCCGAGGTCCAAACTGAAATCTTATCCAAGTGGAAAGTGAAAGTACTCACTTTCACCGTAGACCTTACACAGGAAGATGCTGTTAAAGCATTATTTGATTTTTGCATAGAAAAGCAACTTTCAATTGATGGATTGATTAACAATGCTGGTATAGGGACAGGAGGGAGGTTTGAAAATATAAGCTTGGAAAAACAGCTTCAAATCATTGATTTGAACAATAAGGTACTGATTAGGATGTGTCATTATTTTCTACCCTTACTCAAGCTAGAAGAGAAGGCCTATATTTTGAATATGAGCAGCATGGAAGCCAACTTACCTCTGCCTTATAAAGCCGTTTATACCGGCTCAAAAAACTTTGTATTTGCTTTTAGTCTCGCCTTGAGGGAGGAACTTAAAAGTGGGCCAGTTACTGTGTCAGTAGTTTGCCCTGGACCTGTTGTTACCAATGCAGAAGGTCTGCAACGCATGAAAGCCCATGGTAGTAGGGCGAAATTGGTAGTTTTGATGCCTGATGAAGTGGCTGAGATAGGTTTAAAAGGCTTACTGAAGGGCAAAACCATAATCATTCCAGGCAAAATCAATTGGGTATTGGTCAAGCTGTCTCGCCTTTTTCCAACCACCACCAAGATGCGGTTATTGGAACGTTTGTTTCGAGTATACAGTACACATTAA
- a CDS encoding bifunctional 4-hydroxy-2-oxoglutarate aldolase/2-dehydro-3-deoxy-phosphogluconate aldolase, whose translation MNKNETILKKITDQAILPLYFDADETVSLEVLKALYAAGIRLVEYTNRGEAALNNFTKMVALRNSEMPDLLLGIGTIKNAQMATTYIEAGADFIICPGLVEEVVEVADKHDMLWIPGCMTPSEIIRAENLGAKMIKLFPGDILGPKFMAGIKSLFPNLIFMPTGGVSLDKDNVEAWFKAGVSAVGMGSKLVSKQLLQEKNYSKIQEMAGQAIELVNEVKG comes from the coding sequence ATGAATAAAAACGAAACCATACTTAAAAAAATAACGGATCAGGCCATCCTTCCTCTTTATTTTGACGCTGACGAAACAGTTAGCTTAGAAGTATTGAAAGCACTTTACGCAGCTGGTATCCGACTAGTAGAATATACCAACAGAGGTGAAGCAGCTTTGAACAACTTTACTAAAATGGTTGCGCTAAGAAACAGCGAAATGCCAGATTTGTTGTTGGGTATTGGTACCATCAAAAATGCGCAAATGGCCACAACTTATATTGAGGCTGGAGCTGATTTTATCATTTGCCCAGGACTTGTTGAAGAAGTAGTAGAAGTTGCTGACAAGCACGATATGCTTTGGATTCCTGGATGTATGACTCCTTCTGAGATCATCAGAGCTGAGAATCTAGGTGCAAAAATGATCAAATTGTTCCCAGGTGATATTTTAGGTCCTAAATTTATGGCTGGTATCAAATCTTTGTTCCCAAATTTGATTTTTATGCCTACAGGAGGTGTATCACTTGACAAAGACAATGTTGAGGCTTGGTTCAAAGCTGGAGTAAGTGCAGTTGGAATGGGTAGTAAATTGGTTAGCAAGCAATTGCTTCAAGAGAAAAATTACAGTAAAATTCAGGAAATGGCAGGACAAGCCATTGAATTAGTGAATGAAGTAAAAGGATAA
- a CDS encoding polysaccharide deacetylase family protein, protein MLSLPGFAQIIKKPIPDKTVILSFDDGVASHYSNIAPLLQDRGFGATFFVCEFPPNFADSTKYMNWRQMQQLDRMGFEVANHTHNHAPVGKLSEKEILQEISYIEDKCDSLGIKAPISFAYPGYSMSETVLQALSKKNYLLARAGGKRAYDPLKDHPYLIPSWATDPNNESEIMEALNQAKDGQIVVLTIHGVPDLEHPWVNTPPEMFLRYLDFLTENNYQVMSFEQLAGYIDFREAKNQLKIDLEQALRN, encoded by the coding sequence ATGTTGTCATTACCAGGTTTCGCTCAAATAATTAAAAAACCGATCCCGGACAAAACAGTTATTTTATCTTTTGACGATGGTGTGGCCAGTCATTACAGTAATATAGCCCCCTTGCTACAGGATAGAGGATTTGGAGCTACCTTTTTCGTATGTGAATTCCCTCCTAACTTTGCCGACAGTACCAAGTACATGAATTGGCGTCAAATGCAACAGTTAGACAGAATGGGTTTTGAAGTGGCCAACCATACCCACAACCATGCTCCTGTGGGGAAATTGTCAGAGAAAGAAATCCTACAAGAAATAAGCTATATAGAAGATAAATGTGATTCCCTAGGGATAAAAGCGCCTATTAGCTTCGCTTATCCTGGCTACTCTATGAGTGAAACGGTCCTGCAAGCACTAAGTAAGAAAAATTACTTATTGGCTCGAGCGGGAGGAAAAAGAGCTTACGACCCATTGAAAGATCACCCTTATCTTATTCCAAGTTGGGCCACAGATCCAAATAATGAGTCGGAAATTATGGAAGCCCTTAACCAGGCAAAAGATGGGCAAATTGTTGTGTTGACTATTCATGGGGTACCTGATCTGGAGCATCCTTGGGTAAATACCCCACCTGAAATGTTTTTGAGGTATTTGGACTTCCTTACTGAGAATAACTATCAGGTAATGTCATTTGAACAATTGGCCGGATACATCGATTTTCGAGAGGCCAAAAATCAACTGAAAATAGATCTTGAACAAGCCTTGAGAAATTAA
- a CDS encoding Fur family transcriptional regulator, translating into MENELEVKLEEKSIKPTTMRLLVLKKLVESTVAVSLNDLESKFDRADKATLYRTLKTFEKKKLIHSIEDGTGAVKYALCEEGCECEPKDQHTHFHCIKCNETFCLTQSKIPAASIPAGFKALSVSMVYQGICGNCS; encoded by the coding sequence ATGGAAAATGAATTAGAGGTAAAACTTGAAGAGAAAAGCATTAAACCAACGACCATGAGGCTTTTGGTTTTAAAGAAATTGGTGGAATCCACGGTTGCAGTAAGTTTGAATGACCTTGAAAGTAAGTTTGACAGGGCAGACAAAGCCACCTTGTACCGAACACTCAAAACTTTTGAAAAGAAAAAATTAATTCACAGCATAGAAGATGGTACCGGAGCTGTAAAATACGCCCTTTGTGAAGAAGGTTGTGAATGCGAGCCTAAAGATCAACATACGCATTTCCATTGCATCAAATGCAATGAGACTTTTTGCCTCACACAATCCAAAATCCCTGCGGCCAGTATTCCGGCCGGTTTTAAGGCATTAAGTGTTAGTATGGTTTATCAAGGGATTTGTGGCAACTGCTCATAA
- a CDS encoding YhcH/YjgK/YiaL family protein, with protein MILDTLSNAARYNSVHPLFEKAFAFIQSNNLGDMEEGKYEIDGDKLIAAVFEKGAKTQAEANEKFECHDKHIDIQVLIKGKESIGWKPREKCTEVKGAYNPEKDVSFYVDQPEMYFGMEPGQFAILYPEDVHSPMIGEGSIKKMVVKVKI; from the coding sequence ATGATACTTGATACATTATCCAATGCCGCTAGATACAATAGTGTGCATCCATTATTCGAAAAAGCATTTGCTTTTATCCAGTCCAACAATTTAGGGGATATGGAAGAAGGCAAATATGAAATCGATGGGGATAAATTAATTGCTGCTGTTTTTGAAAAAGGAGCTAAAACCCAAGCTGAGGCCAATGAGAAATTTGAATGTCATGACAAGCACATCGACATTCAGGTTTTAATCAAAGGTAAAGAGAGCATTGGATGGAAACCTAGAGAAAAATGTACTGAAGTAAAAGGAGCCTATAATCCTGAAAAGGATGTGTCCTTTTATGTTGACCAACCAGAAATGTATTTTGGCATGGAGCCAGGACAATTTGCTATTCTTTATCCTGAAGATGTACATTCTCCAATGATTGGTGAGGGAAGTATTAAGAAAATGGTTGTTAAAGTAAAAATCTAG
- a CDS encoding YehS family protein: MQNNDVIRSLRYTFDFGDDQMIKIFGLAELEVTRTEVSDWLKRDDDPESKPINDFKLAVFLNGLIIYKRGKKEGPQPVPESRLSNNQIIRKIKIALELQNEDIMEILALAGREMSKHEISAFFRKPEQAQYRLCRDQVLRNFLQGLQLKFREQQNKKD; the protein is encoded by the coding sequence ATGCAAAACAATGATGTAATTAGAAGTTTGAGGTATACTTTTGATTTTGGTGATGACCAAATGATTAAAATCTTTGGTCTCGCAGAATTGGAAGTAACCCGAACCGAGGTAAGCGACTGGCTTAAAAGAGATGATGACCCGGAATCAAAACCCATCAATGATTTTAAATTGGCGGTATTTTTAAACGGCTTGATCATTTACAAAAGAGGTAAAAAGGAAGGTCCTCAGCCCGTTCCTGAAAGCAGACTGAGTAACAATCAGATTATACGAAAGATAAAAATTGCACTTGAGCTCCAAAATGAGGATATCATGGAGATTTTAGCTTTGGCAGGAAGAGAGATGAGTAAGCATGAAATTAGTGCTTTTTTCAGAAAACCGGAACAAGCCCAATATAGACTTTGCAGAGATCAGGTTTTACGTAATTTTCTTCAAGGCCTGCAACTTAAGTTTAGGGAACAACAAAATAAAAAGGATTAA
- a CDS encoding sugar kinase: MSKKVVTLGEVMLRLSTPDFKRFVQTDTFDITYGGGEANVAGALCNYGLEGTFVTKVPDNPIGQSAINHLRRYGVDTQYIARGGKRLGIYFLETGASMRASQVVYDRADASISEAEISDFDFDKIFDGAVWFHTTGITPALSDKAAALTEAALKAAKAKGVTTSIDLNYRKKLWSKEKAKEVMTRLCQYVDVCIGNEEDAETTLGFHSKETDVTKGELNLEGYKDVFKQMKEKFGFKYIASTLRESYSASDNGWSALVYDGNEFYHSKKYDVRIVDRVGGGDSFASGLIYGLIQEMGLKDATEFAVAASALKHTFPGDMNHATLAEVEVLMGGDASGRVQR, translated from the coding sequence ATGTCCAAAAAAGTAGTTACTCTAGGTGAGGTAATGCTTCGCCTTTCTACCCCAGATTTTAAGCGTTTTGTACAAACTGATACTTTTGACATAACCTATGGTGGCGGTGAAGCGAATGTGGCTGGAGCCCTTTGCAATTATGGGCTGGAAGGCACTTTCGTGACTAAAGTTCCCGATAACCCAATTGGGCAATCAGCCATCAATCACTTGCGCAGGTACGGTGTGGACACACAATACATTGCCAGAGGTGGTAAAAGACTTGGTATCTACTTCTTGGAAACAGGGGCTTCTATGAGAGCTTCTCAAGTAGTATATGACAGAGCTGATGCTTCCATTTCAGAAGCTGAAATTTCTGATTTTGACTTTGATAAAATATTTGATGGTGCAGTTTGGTTCCATACCACAGGTATCACACCTGCTCTAAGTGACAAAGCTGCTGCTTTGACAGAGGCTGCGCTTAAAGCTGCTAAAGCAAAAGGTGTTACTACCAGCATTGACTTGAACTACCGTAAGAAATTATGGAGCAAGGAAAAAGCAAAAGAAGTAATGACCAGACTTTGTCAATATGTGGATGTATGTATTGGAAACGAAGAAGATGCTGAAACAACTTTAGGTTTTCATAGCAAAGAAACTGATGTTACTAAAGGTGAATTAAACCTTGAAGGCTATAAAGATGTCTTCAAACAAATGAAAGAAAAATTTGGATTCAAATACATCGCTTCTACTTTAAGAGAAAGCTACAGTGCATCTGACAATGGTTGGAGTGCTTTGGTATATGATGGAAACGAATTCTACCACTCAAAAAAATATGATGTAAGAATCGTTGACCGTGTAGGTGGTGGAGATTCTTTTGCCAGTGGATTAATCTACGGCTTGATCCAAGAAATGGGTCTGAAAGACGCAACTGAGTTTGCTGTTGCTGCTTCTGCTTTGAAGCACACTTTCCCAGGTGACATGAATCATGCTACACTAGCAGAGGTTGAAGTCCTAATGGGTGGTGATGCTAGTGGTAGAGTTCAACGATAG